From one Streptomyces spiramyceticus genomic stretch:
- a CDS encoding TetR/AcrR family transcriptional regulator has product MARARSEERRAEILRAALEVIAERGYRGASLSAVAERVGLTQQGLLHYFPTKDALLVAVLEERDQWDTGGAGRSSEAWRLDLLDPLVEYNAMRPGVVQTFSALLGESVTEEHPAREFFTHRYAQVRQGMAAALRGEYGERLPGGLTPEQAAPLVVAVMDGLQYQWLLDPGSVDMPAAFRDFLSLLQREPAP; this is encoded by the coding sequence ATGGCCAGGGCCAGGAGCGAGGAGCGGCGGGCGGAGATTCTGCGCGCGGCCCTCGAAGTGATCGCCGAACGCGGCTACCGGGGTGCGTCGCTGAGCGCGGTCGCCGAGCGCGTCGGCCTGACCCAGCAGGGGCTGCTTCATTACTTCCCCACCAAGGACGCGTTGCTCGTCGCCGTCCTGGAGGAGCGCGACCAGTGGGACACGGGGGGCGCGGGGCGCAGCTCCGAGGCCTGGCGGCTGGACCTGCTCGACCCGCTCGTCGAGTACAACGCGATGCGGCCCGGTGTCGTACAGACCTTCTCGGCCCTCCTCGGCGAGAGCGTCACCGAGGAACACCCGGCCCGGGAGTTCTTCACCCACCGCTATGCGCAGGTGCGCCAGGGCATGGCGGCCGCGCTGCGCGGGGAGTACGGCGAGCGGCTGCCGGGCGGGCTGACGCCGGAACAGGCGGCGCCGCTGGTGGTGGCGGTCATGGACGGGCTTCAGTACCAGTGGCTGCTCGACCCGGGGTCGGTCGACATGCCGGCTGCCTTCCGTGACTTCCTCTCCCTCCTGCAACGCGAGCCCGCCCCGTAG
- a CDS encoding pyroglutamyl peptidase: MSPIRPGRRALGVALLALVPLLATSLPATAAEPTSPATVEEQRLDRAVPQEILRRSGFDAVAPDFGQALRGARSYEAAERAVVRHGSRLWQRSVDRAQGRGPAGGDLSRDDDRPLYWARLGMTRELRQWQASFGLPDAERAKLLDRLERSSRGQDAIRFPAGKGFKGVKRILMTGFDPFTLDRDVRISNPSGATALALDGTVIRTADGRLARIETAVFPVRWQDFADGTVERTLRSELPRVDAFTTVSQGRVGRIDIERTNGAWRGGFPDNENISRTETVPVADPASQPQWTSTTLPYKEIVAAETGRFPVYDNTSVTEIPAGETTPVVRPQGPTPGSSARAGGGGNYLSNEIAYRATLLRDRLGLDELPGGHVHTPVLEFGAGNTSEITDPAFVRNRLDIIAQVRAIIGVAAGKLSGRIRG; encoded by the coding sequence GTGTCCCCGATACGTCCCGGGCGCCGCGCACTTGGCGTCGCCCTTCTCGCTCTCGTGCCACTTCTCGCGACGTCGCTGCCCGCGACGGCGGCGGAGCCGACGTCTCCCGCAACGGTCGAGGAGCAGCGGCTGGACCGGGCCGTGCCGCAGGAGATTCTGCGGCGGAGCGGATTCGACGCGGTGGCGCCCGACTTCGGGCAGGCGCTGCGTGGGGCACGGTCGTACGAGGCGGCCGAGCGGGCCGTCGTGCGACACGGGTCGCGGCTGTGGCAGCGGTCGGTGGACCGGGCGCAGGGGCGGGGCCCGGCGGGCGGTGACCTCAGCAGGGACGACGACCGGCCGCTGTACTGGGCACGGCTGGGGATGACGCGGGAACTGCGGCAGTGGCAGGCGTCGTTCGGGCTGCCGGACGCGGAGCGCGCGAAGCTGCTGGACCGTCTCGAACGGTCGTCGCGCGGCCAGGACGCGATCCGCTTCCCGGCGGGGAAGGGCTTCAAGGGCGTGAAGCGCATCCTGATGACGGGCTTCGACCCGTTCACGCTCGACCGGGACGTCCGCATCAGCAACCCGTCGGGCGCGACGGCGCTCGCCCTGGACGGCACGGTCATCCGTACCGCCGACGGCCGCCTCGCCCGCATCGAGACCGCCGTCTTCCCGGTCCGCTGGCAGGACTTCGCCGACGGTACGGTCGAACGCACGCTGCGGAGCGAGCTTCCGCGCGTCGACGCGTTCACCACGGTCAGCCAGGGGCGGGTGGGGCGGATCGACATCGAGCGCACCAACGGGGCGTGGCGCGGCGGCTTCCCGGACAACGAGAACATCTCGCGCACGGAGACCGTGCCGGTCGCCGATCCCGCGTCGCAGCCCCAGTGGACGTCGACCACGCTCCCGTACAAGGAGATCGTGGCCGCCGAGACCGGTCGCTTCCCGGTGTACGACAACACGTCGGTGACGGAGATCCCGGCGGGCGAAACCACGCCCGTGGTGCGCCCGCAGGGCCCGACCCCCGGCTCGTCGGCACGCGCCGGGGGCGGCGGCAACTACCTCTCCAACGAGATCGCCTACCGCGCGACGCTGCTGCGGGACCGGCTCGGGCTGGACGAGCTGCCGGGCGGACATGTGCACACACCGGTGCTGGAGTTCGGTGCGGGGAATACGTCGGAGATCACGGACCCCGCGTTCGTACGGAACCGGCTGGACATCATTGCGCAGGTGCGGGCGATCATCGGCGTGGCGGCGGGCAAGCTCAGCGGGCGAATCCGAGGGTGA
- a CDS encoding LysE family transporter — protein sequence MTEVIAVAVITLLAVISPGADFAMVVRNSCLYGRTTGLFAAAGVAAGVLVHVTYTMLGVGLLIASSTELFTAIKLAGAAYLVCIGVRTFVARADLTVDLSSKPALGPVGALRSGFLTNVLNPKTTLFVVSTFTQVVGPGTPMWQQAGYGLFMSAAHLGWFGAIALFFSDSRLRAAMLRRQKALNRAIGSVLVGLGVTLGFAR from the coding sequence ATGACCGAAGTGATAGCCGTAGCCGTCATCACCCTCCTCGCAGTCATCAGCCCGGGCGCCGACTTCGCGATGGTCGTCCGTAACAGCTGCCTCTACGGGCGTACGACCGGCCTGTTCGCCGCCGCCGGAGTCGCCGCGGGCGTCCTCGTCCACGTCACGTACACGATGCTCGGCGTCGGACTGCTGATCGCCTCGTCGACCGAGCTCTTCACCGCGATCAAGCTGGCGGGTGCGGCCTATCTCGTCTGCATCGGGGTCCGGACCTTCGTCGCCCGCGCCGACCTCACCGTCGACCTGTCGTCGAAGCCGGCGCTGGGACCGGTCGGCGCTCTGCGTTCCGGGTTCCTCACCAATGTGCTCAATCCGAAGACGACCCTCTTCGTCGTTTCGACCTTCACTCAGGTGGTCGGGCCCGGAACCCCTATGTGGCAGCAGGCGGGCTACGGCCTGTTCATGTCGGCCGCCCACCTCGGCTGGTTCGGTGCGATCGCGCTCTTCTTCTCCGACTCCCGGCTGCGGGCCGCCATGCTGCGCCGCCAGAAGGCCCTCAACCGTGCCATCGGCTCGGTGCTGGTCGGGCTCGGCGTCACCCTCGGATTCGCCCGCTGA
- a CDS encoding carbon-nitrogen hydrolase family protein — MIVAAAQFTSEPGSVEANARRMAADVREAAGRGARITVFPELALTGYELELLTKDPSLLVTPEDPRLEPIRAACRETSTAAVVNCAAPTHGAALPAITSFVFGQDGALLTRYDKQHLYEAESEVFSPGTGDGRFELDGVRFALATCFDNHFPELAKRAAADKCEIYLASSLYWKGNGERERTAVYPSLAKDHGLYVALANHVGRSGPYVGCGLSAVWAPDGTTTAEAATDRPGLALADVLTR, encoded by the coding sequence ATGATCGTCGCAGCGGCACAGTTCACGTCCGAGCCCGGTTCCGTCGAGGCCAACGCGCGGCGGATGGCGGCGGATGTCCGGGAGGCGGCCGGACGCGGAGCCCGGATCACGGTCTTCCCGGAACTGGCGCTGACGGGCTACGAGCTGGAGTTGCTCACGAAGGACCCGTCGCTGCTGGTCACCCCGGAGGACCCGCGCCTGGAACCGATCAGGGCGGCCTGCCGCGAGACGTCCACGGCGGCGGTGGTGAACTGCGCGGCGCCGACGCACGGTGCCGCGCTCCCCGCCATCACGTCCTTCGTCTTCGGCCAGGACGGCGCACTGCTCACGCGCTACGACAAGCAGCACCTGTACGAAGCAGAGAGCGAGGTCTTCTCACCGGGCACGGGCGACGGACGCTTCGAGCTGGACGGCGTACGTTTCGCCCTCGCGACATGCTTCGACAACCACTTCCCGGAGCTCGCGAAACGGGCGGCGGCCGACAAGTGCGAGATCTACCTGGCGAGTTCGCTCTACTGGAAGGGCAACGGCGAGCGGGAGCGCACCGCCGTCTACCCCTCGCTGGCGAAGGACCACGGCCTGTACGTCGCCCTGGCCAACCACGTGGGCCGGTCCGGCCCGTACGTCGGCTGCGGTCTGAGCGCGGTGTGGGCCCCGGACGGCACGACGACGGCGGAGGCCGCGACGGACCGCCCGGGCCTGGCCCTGGCGGACGTACTTACGCGGTAA
- a CDS encoding EI24 domain-containing protein, with amino-acid sequence MRDLGVGFGYLMKGQRWVGRHGKAYGFGLLPGLVTFLLYLGALFGLIYGADDLTAWATPFADDWGSPWLGLFRGALTALVFALALFLAVITFTAVTLLVGQPFYESLSERVDRSVSPDGTAPESGLPLIRELWISARDSVRVLARVVLYGVLLFACGFVPVVGQTVVPVIGFCVSGFFLAEELTAVALQRRGVELKQRLTLLRGRRLLTLGFGVPLTLAFLVPLVAVFLMPGAVAGATLMARDLLEEPSADADGVAAPPVTA; translated from the coding sequence ATGCGTGATCTCGGGGTGGGTTTCGGTTACTTGATGAAGGGCCAGCGGTGGGTTGGCCGGCATGGCAAAGCGTACGGTTTCGGTCTTTTGCCCGGGCTTGTGACCTTCTTGCTGTACCTCGGTGCGCTGTTCGGGCTGATCTACGGGGCCGATGACCTCACCGCCTGGGCCACCCCCTTCGCCGACGACTGGGGCTCCCCCTGGCTCGGCCTCTTCCGCGGTGCGCTGACCGCGCTGGTCTTCGCCCTCGCACTGTTCCTCGCGGTGATCACCTTCACCGCCGTGACGCTCCTCGTCGGGCAGCCCTTCTACGAGTCGCTGTCCGAGCGCGTCGACCGCTCCGTGTCCCCGGACGGGACCGCCCCCGAGTCGGGCCTGCCGCTGATCCGGGAGCTGTGGATCTCGGCGCGTGACAGCGTGCGCGTTCTCGCCCGGGTGGTGCTGTACGGCGTCCTGCTCTTCGCCTGCGGGTTCGTCCCCGTCGTCGGCCAGACCGTCGTACCCGTCATCGGCTTCTGCGTCTCCGGGTTCTTCCTTGCGGAGGAGCTAACGGCGGTGGCGCTTCAGCGGCGCGGCGTCGAGCTGAAGCAGCGGCTGACCCTGCTGCGCGGGCGCCGCCTGCTCACTCTCGGGTTCGGCGTACCGCTCACGCTCGCCTTCCTCGTTCCGCTGGTTGCCGTCTTCCTGATGCCCGGCGCTGTGGCCGGCGCCACGCTTATGGCGCGGGATCTGCTGGAGGAGCCGTCGGCCGACGCCGACGGTGTCGCTGCGCCGCCGGTTACCGCGTAA
- a CDS encoding ATP-binding protein: MTTDLTLLPRVAYRGLEITAPRLRDLLALLAGDLRTGCSTERLVAGLWPDELPERPAKAVQVLVSRARAQLGADVVASTPTGYRLTLAEDQVDSSALLLYAATSADRARAGDHAGSLAAAEAGLALWEGTPDGAGGPGESTDPVAALRTERVPVRGTLVRAQALALARLGRHAEAAGPLAVAASEHPRDEEVLAALLRGEAATAGPSAALTRYEAYRRELRDELGTDPGARLKAVQQELLRGEAPVVRHGVPHEPNPLLGRDEDIAAVQRLLRASRAVTVVGPGGLGKTRLAHAVSRQWGLPCSMGSPLLERSRELGEEAESLGNEQRVVYFVPLAGVTADEDVAAEVASALGAGEGRPGAMSGHDPADPVSGILGVLGSGPALLVLDNCEQVVRGAAGLVRALVSSSKDLRVLATSRAPLGLTSEAVYALPELALDTSVELFRQRARAARPGVELPPDAVAELCRHLDGLPLAVELAAARVRVLSVPEIARRLGDRFALLRGGARDVPERHRTLHAVVEWSWNLLAEDARAALRTLSVFPGGFSGEAAEQVLGEDALFLLEQLADQSLITVVDSPAGVRFRMLETIREFSAARRAEAGEDEEAIGRFLAWARDFGVAYHDWFFGSEPQVAWERIRAEQDNLMPALRHALARADGPTTAALTAVLAALWSTDSNYLRLAALAADTGPPLSHYYPEPEYVEVARAAAVLCTASLFMGYGPHVVRQLVTLRRLPPAPPDTLLRAIAAVLSAVPEMLPPDYDALRRLCDSEQPLLAGIAECVATYVWEYEHDIDRALASARRTIAALAPVNNPFLQVMGHSRLGQLCLQMEQGEAAYGHFKAALEALPRLGDEHDSIGVRWGLVLACLQRGDPDEAEYWLRQAEDVNTLQKDDTDSADLGGRAEIALARGLTEVGLGLWRSAVEGVAEAGSMYSGDPFLDRWALKIQSAAVTAHAHAGRLKLVAEVVDRLRQGLRTLLSGPSGSPMELPVFGTVLHALGMAGLASGDAGAVRMIALAERLRVQRDYQPTMSADRARQAVGAAGKAARAAYADAVSEYAALERDELREAARAVMAVTSGRG, translated from the coding sequence GTGACCACCGACCTGACCCTGCTGCCGCGCGTCGCCTATCGCGGGCTGGAGATCACTGCGCCCCGGCTCCGCGACCTCCTCGCCCTGCTCGCGGGCGACCTGCGCACCGGCTGCAGCACCGAGCGCCTCGTGGCGGGACTGTGGCCGGACGAGTTGCCGGAGCGGCCGGCAAAGGCGGTGCAGGTCCTCGTGTCCAGGGCTCGGGCGCAGCTGGGCGCCGACGTCGTCGCCAGCACGCCGACCGGATACCGGCTCACCCTCGCCGAGGATCAGGTCGACAGCTCCGCCCTGCTGCTGTACGCCGCCACGAGCGCGGACCGGGCCAGGGCCGGGGACCATGCGGGATCGCTGGCCGCGGCCGAGGCCGGGCTCGCGCTGTGGGAGGGCACCCCGGACGGGGCCGGCGGACCCGGCGAAAGCACAGACCCCGTGGCGGCGCTGCGCACCGAGCGCGTCCCCGTCCGCGGCACGCTCGTACGCGCGCAGGCGCTCGCGCTCGCCCGCCTCGGACGGCATGCGGAGGCGGCCGGGCCGCTGGCCGTGGCCGCCTCGGAGCATCCTCGCGACGAGGAGGTGCTCGCCGCGCTGCTGCGCGGTGAGGCGGCGACGGCGGGCCCGTCCGCCGCGCTGACGCGGTACGAGGCATACCGCCGCGAGCTGCGCGACGAGCTCGGCACGGATCCGGGCGCCAGGCTCAAGGCCGTACAGCAGGAGTTGCTGCGCGGCGAGGCGCCCGTGGTCAGGCACGGCGTGCCGCACGAGCCGAATCCGCTCCTCGGCCGGGACGAGGACATCGCGGCGGTGCAGCGGCTGCTGCGCGCCTCCCGCGCCGTCACCGTGGTCGGCCCCGGCGGCCTCGGCAAGACCCGGCTCGCGCACGCCGTCAGCCGCCAATGGGGTCTCCCCTGCTCAATGGGGTCTCCCCTGCTCGAGCGAAGTCGAGAGCTTGGGGAAGAAGCCGAGAGCTTGGGGAACGAGCAGCGCGTGGTGTATTTCGTGCCGCTCGCCGGCGTCACAGCGGACGAGGACGTGGCCGCGGAGGTGGCCTCCGCGCTCGGCGCGGGCGAGGGGCGGCCCGGCGCCATGAGCGGCCACGACCCGGCCGACCCGGTGTCCGGCATCCTCGGCGTGCTCGGCTCCGGGCCCGCGCTGCTGGTTCTCGACAACTGCGAGCAGGTCGTCCGGGGCGCCGCCGGCCTCGTACGGGCCCTGGTCTCGTCCTCGAAGGACCTGCGGGTGCTCGCCACCAGCCGGGCCCCGCTCGGCCTCACATCGGAGGCGGTGTACGCGCTGCCGGAGCTCGCTCTCGACACCTCCGTCGAGCTGTTCAGGCAGCGGGCAAGGGCCGCCAGGCCCGGCGTGGAGCTGCCGCCGGACGCGGTGGCCGAGCTGTGCCGCCACCTCGACGGGCTGCCGCTGGCCGTGGAGTTGGCCGCGGCGCGGGTGCGGGTGCTTTCGGTGCCGGAGATCGCCCGCCGCCTCGGCGACCGGTTCGCGCTGCTGCGCGGCGGGGCGCGGGACGTGCCGGAGCGCCACCGCACGCTGCACGCGGTCGTGGAGTGGAGCTGGAACCTGCTTGCGGAGGACGCAAGGGCGGCGCTGCGCACGCTGTCCGTCTTCCCCGGCGGCTTCTCCGGAGAGGCGGCGGAGCAGGTGCTGGGCGAGGATGCGCTGTTCCTGCTTGAGCAGTTGGCCGATCAGTCGCTGATCACCGTCGTCGACAGCCCGGCCGGCGTGCGGTTCCGGATGCTGGAGACCATACGGGAGTTCAGCGCGGCCCGGCGCGCGGAGGCGGGCGAGGACGAGGAGGCCATCGGCCGGTTCCTCGCCTGGGCGCGGGACTTCGGGGTCGCGTACCACGACTGGTTCTTCGGCTCAGAACCGCAGGTTGCCTGGGAGCGGATCAGGGCCGAGCAGGACAACCTCATGCCGGCCCTGCGGCACGCCCTGGCCCGTGCGGACGGCCCCACCACCGCCGCCCTCACCGCCGTCCTCGCCGCCCTGTGGTCCACCGACTCCAACTACCTCCGCCTCGCCGCCCTCGCCGCGGACACCGGCCCGCCGCTGTCGCACTACTACCCCGAGCCCGAATACGTCGAAGTCGCCCGCGCCGCTGCGGTGTTGTGCACGGCGAGCCTGTTCATGGGCTACGGCCCGCACGTCGTACGCCAGCTCGTCACCCTCCGGCGGCTGCCCCCGGCCCCGCCGGACACGCTGCTGCGCGCCATCGCGGCAGTGCTGAGCGCGGTCCCCGAGATGCTGCCTCCCGACTACGACGCGCTGCGGCGGCTCTGCGACAGCGAGCAGCCGCTGCTCGCAGGCATCGCCGAGTGCGTCGCCACCTACGTCTGGGAGTACGAGCACGACATCGACCGCGCGCTCGCCTCGGCTCGCCGGACCATCGCCGCACTGGCGCCGGTCAACAACCCGTTCCTACAGGTCATGGGCCACTCCCGGCTGGGCCAACTGTGTTTGCAGATGGAGCAGGGCGAGGCCGCGTACGGGCACTTCAAGGCGGCGCTCGAGGCGCTGCCGCGGCTCGGCGACGAGCACGACTCCATCGGCGTCCGCTGGGGCCTCGTCCTCGCCTGCCTGCAGCGGGGCGACCCCGACGAGGCCGAGTACTGGCTGCGGCAGGCGGAGGACGTCAACACCCTGCAGAAGGACGACACCGACAGTGCCGACCTCGGCGGCCGCGCCGAGATCGCGCTCGCCCGCGGACTGACGGAGGTCGGGCTCGGCTTGTGGCGCAGCGCCGTGGAGGGGGTGGCCGAGGCCGGCTCGATGTACAGCGGCGATCCCTTCCTCGACCGGTGGGCGCTGAAGATCCAGTCGGCGGCGGTGACGGCGCACGCGCACGCCGGCCGTCTCAAGCTGGTCGCGGAGGTGGTCGACCGGCTGCGGCAGGGGCTGCGGACCCTGCTCTCCGGTCCGTCCGGCTCGCCCATGGAGCTCCCTGTGTTCGGGACGGTGCTGCACGCCCTTGGCATGGCTGGGCTCGCCTCCGGTGACGCCGGTGCCGTACGGATGATCGCGCTGGCCGAACGGCTGCGGGTGCAGCGCGACTACCAGCCGACGATGTCGGCGGACCGCGCCCGGCAGGCGGTCGGGGCCGCCGGGAAAGCTGCCAGGGCGGCGTACGCCGACGCGGTGTCGGAGTACGCCGCCCTGGAGCGGGACGAGCTGCGGGAGGCGGCCCGCGCTGTCATGGCGGTTACTTCGGGTCGCGGTTGA
- a CDS encoding ABC transporter permease — MSTLSVAVRNSNTMLRRNLLHARRYPSMTLNLLLTPIMLLLLFVYIFGDVMSAGIGGGGADRSDYIAYIVPGLLMMTIGSTVIGAAISVSMDMTEGLIARFRTMAVYRGSVLIGHVVGSVLQVLASLVLVGAVAVAIGFRSTDATALEWLAAFGLLALFALALTWIAVGMGMAGPNPEAASNMAMPLILLPLISSAFIPADTMPGWFQPIAEYQPFTPAIETLRGLLLGTEIGNNGWIAIAWCVGLTALGYRWSTALFNRDPK, encoded by the coding sequence ATGAGCACCCTCTCCGTCGCCGTACGCAACTCGAACACGATGCTGCGCCGCAACCTCCTGCACGCCCGGCGCTACCCGTCCATGACCCTGAACCTGCTGCTCACGCCGATCATGCTGCTACTCCTCTTCGTCTACATCTTCGGAGACGTGATGAGCGCGGGCATCGGTGGCGGCGGCGCCGACCGCTCCGACTACATCGCCTATATCGTCCCGGGCCTCCTGATGATGACCATCGGCAGCACCGTGATCGGGGCCGCGATCTCCGTCTCCATGGACATGACCGAGGGCCTCATCGCCCGCTTCCGCACGATGGCGGTCTACCGCGGGTCGGTGCTCATCGGACACGTCGTCGGCAGCGTGCTGCAGGTGCTGGCCAGCCTGGTCCTCGTCGGTGCCGTCGCCGTGGCCATCGGCTTCCGGTCCACGGACGCCACGGCCCTGGAGTGGCTGGCGGCGTTCGGGCTGCTCGCGCTGTTCGCCCTGGCGCTCACCTGGATCGCGGTCGGGATGGGCATGGCCGGCCCGAACCCCGAGGCGGCCAGCAACATGGCCATGCCGCTGATCCTCCTGCCGCTCATTTCGAGCGCCTTCATCCCGGCCGACACCATGCCGGGCTGGTTCCAGCCGATCGCCGAGTACCAGCCGTTCACGCCCGCCATCGAGACCCTGCGCGGCCTGCTGCTCGGCACCGAGATCGGCAACAACGGGTGGATCGCGATCGCCTGGTGCGTCGGCCTCACCGCGCTCGGCTACCGCTGGTCGACGGCGTTGTTCAACCGCGACCCGAAGTAA
- a CDS encoding ATP-binding cassette domain-containing protein translates to MTTTTSHSPAIAAKGLRKAYGDKTVLDGIDLAVPAGTVFSLLGPNGAGKTTAVKILSTLITADAGDLNVGGHDLATDPQAVRAAIGVTGQFSAVDGLITGQENMLLMADLHQLSRSEGRRTAAELLERFDLVEAAKKPVSTYSGGMKRRLDIAMTLVGNPRIIFLDEPTTGLDPRSRHTMWGIIRELVSGGVTVFLTTQYLEEADELADRIAVLSDGKIAAEGSADELKRLIPGGHVRLRFADPAAYQSAAVALREATRDDEALSLQIPSDGSQRELRSILDWLDSAGIEADELTVHTPDLDDVFFALTGGTKVPNQPKESVR, encoded by the coding sequence ATGACGACAACGACATCGCACTCTCCCGCCATCGCGGCCAAGGGGCTGCGCAAGGCCTACGGGGACAAGACGGTCCTCGACGGCATCGACCTGGCGGTGCCGGCCGGCACCGTCTTCTCCCTGCTCGGCCCGAACGGCGCCGGCAAGACCACCGCCGTCAAGATCCTCTCCACCCTCATCACCGCCGACGCCGGCGATCTGAACGTCGGCGGCCACGACCTGGCCACCGACCCGCAGGCCGTGCGCGCCGCGATCGGCGTCACCGGGCAGTTCTCCGCTGTCGACGGCCTGATCACCGGCCAGGAGAACATGCTCCTCATGGCGGACCTGCACCAACTCTCCCGCAGCGAGGGCCGCCGTACCGCCGCCGAACTCCTTGAGCGCTTCGACCTGGTGGAGGCCGCGAAGAAGCCCGTCTCCACCTACTCCGGCGGCATGAAGCGCCGCCTCGACATCGCCATGACGCTGGTCGGCAATCCGCGGATCATCTTCCTCGACGAGCCGACCACCGGCCTCGACCCGCGCAGCCGCCACACCATGTGGGGGATCATCCGCGAGCTGGTCTCCGGCGGCGTCACCGTCTTCCTCACCACCCAGTACCTGGAGGAGGCCGACGAGCTCGCCGACCGCATCGCGGTGCTGAGCGACGGCAAGATCGCCGCCGAGGGGAGCGCCGACGAGCTGAAGCGGCTCATCCCGGGCGGGCACGTGCGGCTTCGGTTCGCCGACCCGGCCGCGTACCAGTCCGCCGCCGTGGCCCTGCGCGAGGCCACCAGGGACGACGAGGCGCTGTCGCTGCAGATCCCCAGCGACGGCAGCCAGCGCGAGCTGCGCTCCATCCTCGACTGGCTGGACTCGGCCGGCATCGAGGCGGACGAGCTGACCGTGCACACCCCCGACCTCGACGACGTGTTCTTCGCCCTGACCGGCGGAACCAAGGTCCCCAACCAGCCCAAGGAGTCTGTCCGATGA
- a CDS encoding GNAT family N-acetyltransferase translates to MLTLTRLRADHAPALLAFERENRAYFARSIPDRGDDYFKHFEARHAAILAEQAAGLHHFHVLQDDQGDAILGRVNLIDITAAGTAELGYRIAERAAGQGLATTAVQDLCTRAATDYNLTSLTAVTTTDNPASKAVLTRAGFAPVEDIVLDGRPGTRYSRTLGVGGDEALPPPPGSSALKPS, encoded by the coding sequence GTGCTGACCCTGACACGCCTACGAGCCGATCACGCGCCCGCGCTCCTGGCCTTCGAGCGGGAGAACCGCGCGTACTTCGCCCGCTCGATACCCGATCGCGGCGACGACTACTTCAAACACTTCGAAGCCCGCCACGCCGCGATCCTCGCCGAACAGGCCGCCGGGCTGCACCACTTCCATGTCCTGCAAGACGACCAGGGCGACGCGATCCTCGGACGCGTCAACCTGATCGACATCACGGCGGCCGGAACCGCCGAGCTCGGCTACCGAATAGCCGAACGAGCCGCAGGCCAGGGCCTGGCCACCACGGCAGTACAAGACCTCTGCACACGCGCCGCAACCGACTACAACCTCACCTCACTCACCGCAGTCACCACGACCGACAACCCGGCCTCGAAGGCCGTCCTGACCCGCGCCGGCTTCGCCCCGGTCGAAGACATCGTGCTGGACGGCCGCCCGGGCACCCGCTACAGCCGCACACTGGGCGTCGGCGGCGATGAGGCATTGCCTCCGCCGCCCGGTTCCAGTGCGCTGAAACCATCGTGA
- a CDS encoding nitroreductase/quinone reductase family protein, whose protein sequence is MPTSFNQAVIDEFRANGGKVGGPFEGGDLLLLTTTGVKSGKQHTAPLGYVRDGDVLLVVGSAAGAPRHPAWYHNLLARPQVQVEIGTESFEAIAVPAEGARRDELFELFVGVDPGYGDYQARTERVLPVVVLERAEHEGAPREVSNLADKLIEVHTWLRGQLRHVSDEVDAHFAARADRQGAGEASVPPGLGLQIRQHCLAFCQTLEFHHTSEDAHLFNAIGGYHPHLREALDRLRAEHRTVARIQGELVALLGDVSSADPLRFRSELDRMSEELTAHLDYEEEALLPVLAEIPWPPVAPDTA, encoded by the coding sequence ATGCCCACTTCCTTCAATCAAGCGGTCATCGACGAGTTCCGAGCCAACGGCGGAAAGGTCGGTGGCCCCTTCGAAGGCGGCGACCTCCTTCTGTTGACCACCACGGGCGTGAAGTCGGGGAAGCAGCACACCGCTCCCCTCGGCTACGTCCGCGACGGCGACGTGCTGCTGGTCGTCGGGTCCGCCGCCGGTGCGCCCCGCCATCCCGCCTGGTACCACAACCTGCTCGCCCGGCCCCAGGTGCAGGTGGAGATCGGCACCGAGTCGTTCGAGGCGATTGCCGTCCCGGCCGAGGGTGCGCGGCGTGACGAGTTGTTCGAGCTCTTTGTGGGTGTGGATCCGGGGTACGGGGATTACCAGGCCCGTACTGAGCGGGTCCTGCCGGTCGTGGTGCTGGAGCGGGCGGAGCACGAGGGAGCGCCCCGCGAAGTCAGCAATCTCGCCGACAAGCTCATCGAGGTACACACCTGGCTGCGCGGGCAGTTGCGGCATGTGAGCGACGAGGTCGACGCGCACTTCGCCGCGCGGGCCGATCGGCAGGGGGCCGGGGAAGCCTCGGTGCCTCCGGGGCTCGGGCTGCAGATACGGCAGCACTGCCTGGCGTTCTGCCAGACCCTGGAGTTCCATCACACCAGCGAGGACGCGCACCTGTTCAACGCCATTGGGGGCTACCACCCCCACTTGCGCGAGGCCCTCGACCGGCTTCGGGCCGAGCACCGGACGGTTGCGCGTATTCAAGGGGAACTCGTTGCCCTGCTGGGCGATGTCAGCAGCGCCGATCCGCTGCGTTTCCGAAGTGAACTCGATCGGATGTCGGAGGAATTGACCGCCCATCTCGATTACGAGGAGGAAGCGCTGCTGCCCGTGCTGGCCGAGATCCCTTGGCCTCCGGTCGCGCCCGACACCGCCTGA